Part of the Triticum dicoccoides isolate Atlit2015 ecotype Zavitan unplaced genomic scaffold, WEW_v2.0 scaffold8952, whole genome shotgun sequence genome is shown below.
gacgtagagtaattgtgaccattcttacagcgagcacatgtacaaggcataaaaccatccgcccgcttgttttcctcagccgcaagcagaaaaatatgcacgccctcaacgaactggggagagcatcggtcatcgtacatccattgccggctcatcttcattacacaacaccgaatagaccaaattaatacaagttcatacaacacttaaatgcaacaaacaaataactctctagctaaagcatttaaatgcaacaacaaatacgatcaagatcgcaactaaggtaacaatggatccaacaacataatgatgccaagcctcactatcgatggcatattttctaatctttctaatcttcaagcgcattttctccatcttgatcttgtgatcatcgacgacatcggcaacatgcaactccaattccatcttctccccctcaattcttttcaatttttctttcagttactcgttttctctttcaactaaatttaacctctcgataatagggtcggttagaatttccggttcacatacctcctagaaaaaattgcatataaatcaaatactagcacacacatatatatatatatcctcccaaattactaaactcacaaattaatcactatataaagcattgcaagagctaatctagcaatgagagatgaaaggacaaagttgctaacctttgtgttcatttgaatggatgggggccttcaaatcttgacaaaatttgggcaaaatgtgtgatgagctcgagaggaagaggggaagaacagagaggagaggggaaaggggaagaatagagcgagctcgggtggatgaagggtttatgtaggacgacctttagtaccggttcgtgccaagaaccggtactaaaggggctggaggggccccagtctgacaacatcctgccaccgctctcattagtaccggttcgtggcacgaaccggtgctaaaggttcgccacgaaccggtactaatgagagcgccccggctagccgttggaaccggcactaatgtatacattagtgccggctcaaatacaaaccggcactaatgtgcttcacgtttgaccctttttctactagtgttaggtgCTAAATCATTAAGTAAAGTAATATTAGCAACAACAAATTAAGCACTTGTGCATTGGGGAGTTGAGTTGCTAAgatatttaatgcacttagcacctcattaaGACTAGTCATGGTGGGGTATACtattgtcatgcatatgacactagtctaacttactacctccatagtgcaaagtacTACCTTAATTTGTCCGGATTTATTGGtccccttcatattttgtgcccaaCTTCGACGGTAGATTTGACTAACAAATTATAACTTGTATGTCACAAAatttatattgttggattcatatttgaaagaGGTTCCCAATGACAAATTTTTTAAGGTATATAACTTTTTTTTATAGTTAAATCAAAAGTCAAAGTTTGACCCAAACTACAAGgatgactaataaaccaggacaggggtagtaacatagtagtagtgtcatagatggcttcatttattagcttgtagactcatcttctcttgagaagcgctatgttacagtaacatattatgttactctaaggCCGGTCATTGtcggagtaacttagcaagtaacataacACACCCCAAGAAAAGTTTCCTTACATGGAAatgtatttaatgaggagagagatggtTGGAgtgacataatatgttactgtaacataacacattccaaggcaaaatgagtctatatctTAATAAATGATGGCCTGCATGATaccacatatatgttactccccactatgaaggtagtaacatagactagtaacgtactccctccgtccgataaAGAGTGTGTGTTTGGCTTTAAAATTTGTCCATAAAAAGTGTACTTCTATCTCCCAATgcactttaaagtagaaaaaaatgttttctctctcatcacacggtaatcaagaccaataacattctacacatggtcttcttaatttctacatgcacttagctcattgggggTTGGGTAATTAAAGAAGAGATAGACGGTGGCTTGCATCTTTCCAATACATTTTTACTTCACTTCACAATTTGTCCTAAAATTTCTTATGTACACTTTTCATCGGACGGAGAGAGAGTATGCATGTTACTAGTGTAAGTTACTCCCCATTATAACTAGGCTAAACACATCTCTCATCATTAAAAACATGTCACAGAAGCAAATTTGTCTTGGACCGCGCCATGttactaagttactcccactatgactagcctaagcctTGGAAGAGGTCTTAGAGCCCACTCACTCCCTTTTTGCTTGTCTCTGTTTTTCACATAGGCAAAAATGTTATGTAAGCGTTTCTCAAAAAAAATGTTATGTAAGCGGCTTATAGCCCACTGTTGTATTTGCTCTAAGACGCTTGGGTAGTTGGCGAGctttgctacacctacgtaatgacATACGAAAGATGGCTTACGTAATACGTTGTCAGGTTTGATTGGTATTAATTAGGGGCACAGGCCcatcctgaaaatcaggggggcgatAGTTtagttaggccctgtttggttccacataagtcaccaacttataagtcgaaaagtacaaaaagtgacttattttgccaaacggacccaacttataagtcaccccaacttataaatcataagttgctccaccccaacttaaaacttataagtcacccccttttgcgTGGGTCCCATCACCTTTACATTAAAAAACAAGGTGGGAAGGTGTGCTTAGGTGACTTATAAGTTAGGTGACAACCAAACagacgtgacttataagtcactgattttaagtcacctgacttataagtcaggtgacttattgaaaccaaacagggccttagtggAGGGAGGGATTTACGTCGTAGTTCCTTTCGTAGGTGTAGCTTTATTGGTAGTTGGCAGGTAGCAGGCGCGTTCAATGTGATGGAAGGGCTCATTAAAGATAGGAATCTATACATAGGAAAATGTCAGAATACATAAAGCAAGGGGGCAGATCATGTCGCAATGAATGGTGAGATTACACGACAGATGTCCCCAAGAACCATTGGGTCTTtcatcgcaaaaaaaaaagaaccaTTGGGTGTTTCCCGAGATAtgcctatatatatataaggaaaggCAACGCCGTTTCGTTTGCATCTCATCAACAGTCTGAGTAAATAATTATATGCGCAGCATCTTCGCATATACTATCATAGATGGCACGCCAGCAGGTTAACATCCAAATGGGACGTGCCCATAACGAGGACGCGCCTGTAGATGCTCCGCCTGACGCCGGCGCGCCTCGGGCAGGACAAGACCCCGACGGTACTGGCAATCCTCCAGGAGCAGCTGCTGGTGGTGGTGATGCCAGCGCCGATGATACGGCAGCGCCGCCCGCGGCCGAGGACCGGACGGTGGCGGCGGCTCAGCAAGCTACAGAAGACGCGGAGTATCTGCACAAGATGCGCGGGTGGCTCATGACGGTAGCCACGCTCTTGGTCGGCTTCGCGTTCCAGGCGGCGATGCACCCGCCTGCTTGGATGCCCAAGGACTTCTTCATATATTTTGTTAGACCCGATCTTGGTCAACCCGTCGCTTCAGACTCCACGACCACCGACGCTTGTAACTCCAGGACGGAAGTTGCTATCCAGGAGCGTAGGACTATTACCACGCCCACAGAAGGAGGTATTACGGTACCTCTTTTCTTCCTTT
Proteins encoded:
- the LOC119348353 gene encoding uncharacterized protein LOC119348353; this encodes MARQQVNIQMGRAHNEDAPVDAPPDAGAPRAGQDPDGTGNPPGAAAGGGDASADDTAAPPAAEDRTVAAAQQATEDAEYLHKMRGWLMTVATLLVGFAFQAAMHPPAWMPKDFFIYFVRPDLGQPVASDSTTTDACNSRTEVAIQERRTITTPTEGGITVPLFFLSTMFTFGTGLHLVLELLVMKMAPSRSDMKLITTRVRSLALYVTMTFACGISANPYATLFVLGFFIVYCLFFFVCRRILESSEPRRAARR